From a single Hymenobacter sp. YIM 151500-1 genomic region:
- a CDS encoding serine hydrolase domain-containing protein, with the protein MRQFAASAALLLLSAALPAAAQRAVFRTLDGRRLSAASIDRTVQQLMDSTRVPGLAVALLDGNKVSYLRTYGLRNVAEKAPLTPETAMYGASFSKAVFAYLVMQLVQEKRLDLDRPLHEYLPKPLPEYEAYQDLAGDERWRRLTAHMALTHTTGLPNWRWIEPDKKLRFKFEPGARYGYSGEGLQLLQLAVETIAGQGLTELSQARVFGPLGLQRSSYVWQPAFEQNYALGYDEQGQPLKKRKRSKAQGAGSLETTPADYAAFLAAVMQGQGLAPAARQEMTRTQVRIPFRAQFGPLATAAVPDSNRAIRLGYGLGWGTFDSPKYGHVYFKEGHDDGWENHSVVFADQKKGLVLMGNSSNADGIFRALLARLLGDTDTPWQWEDYVPYQNLGK; encoded by the coding sequence ATGCGCCAGTTTGCCGCCTCCGCCGCGCTTCTGCTGCTGTCCGCCGCCCTGCCGGCCGCGGCCCAGCGTGCCGTCTTCCGCACCCTCGACGGCCGCCGCCTCAGCGCCGCCAGCATCGACCGGACCGTGCAGCAGCTCATGGACTCGACGCGGGTGCCGGGACTGGCCGTGGCCCTGCTCGACGGCAACAAGGTAAGCTACCTACGCACCTACGGCCTGCGCAACGTGGCCGAGAAAGCGCCGCTCACACCCGAAACGGCCATGTACGGGGCTTCCTTCAGCAAGGCCGTATTTGCCTACCTGGTCATGCAGCTGGTGCAGGAAAAGCGCCTCGACCTCGACCGGCCGTTGCACGAATACCTGCCCAAGCCCCTGCCCGAGTACGAGGCCTACCAGGACCTGGCCGGCGACGAGCGGTGGCGCCGCCTCACGGCCCACATGGCCCTCACCCACACCACCGGCCTGCCCAACTGGCGCTGGATAGAGCCCGACAAAAAGCTGCGCTTCAAGTTTGAGCCGGGGGCCCGCTACGGCTACTCCGGTGAAGGGCTGCAGCTGCTGCAGTTGGCCGTGGAAACCATTGCCGGGCAAGGGCTGACGGAGCTAAGCCAGGCCCGTGTGTTCGGCCCGCTGGGCTTGCAGCGCAGCAGCTACGTGTGGCAGCCCGCCTTCGAGCAGAATTATGCCCTGGGCTACGACGAGCAGGGCCAGCCGCTAAAAAAGCGTAAGCGCAGCAAAGCCCAGGGCGCCGGCTCCCTCGAAACCACTCCCGCCGACTACGCCGCGTTTCTGGCCGCCGTGATGCAGGGCCAGGGCCTCGCGCCCGCCGCCCGGCAGGAAATGACCCGCACTCAGGTGCGCATTCCGTTTCGGGCGCAGTTTGGGCCGCTGGCCACCGCGGCCGTGCCCGACAGCAACCGCGCCATTCGGCTAGGCTACGGCCTGGGCTGGGGCACGTTCGACTCGCCGAAGTACGGGCACGTCTACTTCAAAGAAGGCCACGACGACGGTTGGGAAAACCACAGCGTGGTGTTTGCCGATCAGAAAAAAGGGCTGGTGCTCATGGGCAACTCCTCCAACGCCGACGGCATCTTTCGGGCCCTGCTGGCCCGCCTGCTCGGCGACACCGACACACCCTGGCAGTGGGAAGACTACGTGCCGTACCAGAACTTGGGCAAGTAG